From Solanum stenotomum isolate F172 chromosome 2, ASM1918654v1, whole genome shotgun sequence:
AAAAGAATCAGcttcctcctcttcttgaaTTTGTATTACTTGAAAAggttttctaaattttgatggACGAATAAACAGCAGCTGTTTGTTTCCTTGTTCATCTCTTACAATTCCCAAAAGAGGGACTATTAAGACCGGATAGATACATCTTTTTCTACTTCCGGGGAGTGGGAGAGGGTTGGCAATTCCAAGTCTTTCATCCCTCATGCTTTTCTTAATTAAATGCCAAAGTGTCAAGAAATACCTTTTCATCTAGCCCATGAATAAAGCTCTCCGTAGCACTCATCACTCTTCCAAATGGCAATGGAAATTCAACATTTCCCCACCTGCAGAACGAATGATATATTATTATGCTGATGATGCATGCATACCATACTCAAATATATCTGGAAAGCAGTAGACGGCTAAATGCCAGTGTTCCAAGAGATTactttttgaatttcttaaaaGCAGCAGTGTCATCAAGCTCTCCCCTCATATCCAGTGGATAAGGCTTTCCTTCGACCAATGTGAAAGGATTCATCTCCAGGAAAGTAAAGTCCAGATCTGATCGAAAGAATATTCAAAGACTCAGGCAAATCCAATGGCTATTAATGATGTGATAATGAAATTTGGACATACCTTGAAACAAAGTATAAACCACTTTGAGGAACTCCTCAATTACACCTTTAATCTGTACAACACAAGTGAATTTCACATCGATATCAGTGGTTTCAGATTACATTGCAGAAACTAATATGACATATAAACTTGGAATATACAGCCTTTTCTTATTTTCCCTTTTGCCTTTtactttttgaagaagaaaatcattACTCAATGCTCCATTTTGACAATGAATTTTCAAATATGGGTGGCAACAAGGATCAAATTTTCCTAATTTGTGGTTTGCTCAAACATTTACCTCCAGTGGTAGAGTAGCAACAAGTGGTGCACAAATCTCTGATGTAAAAGATGTCCCCGTTGGCACAAAGATTGTCTTAACCTGGATTTAACACGGTAGAATGTCGAATCAATATACATGCTTAAAATACTGaacttattaaaaaataacatgttttctgTTGACTTGTAACAAAATATAGGCACATTTCAAGTACCTTGTCCCAGTTCTCTTCAATATCTATTCCTCCACATTCAGAAAAGCTAACACTACAACCAAGTCTCTCCGAAACAATATTAAGGTAAAACTCCTCATTGTGGGGTACAAATGGTTCAACGATGAAGGTTGTGATAGGCCCTTTGCATCCACTCATCTCAACCTGTTAATGTGAAAATACATTCTAATAGTATAAATAATGTGTTTCTGGATAAAGTATATATTGTGTTCTCCTTATAACAATATCACCACAAAGAATATTTTCAATCACCTCTTTGCCTAACCGTTCCTTCACAAAAGAAGCAACTTGAGCCAGATCAAGATTCAAGGCAACTAGCCCGCTTTTTCCACGCTTCCCAAATAACATATCAGGCTTTACCACCAATTGTGTTGAAGAAAGCCATGGCTCTTTCTCTACAAGCTCATTCAAATCAGTTGACTCTGTAATCTAAGACATCGAAAGAAAAAATACCATCATCATATTGCACAGAGGAATAAATTTCCGCATTCTTATATTCtctcaaataaatcatctaatGCAATCTATAATTGTCACAAGTAACATGAAAGATTGTTTTCTCTGGTCCTTCAACCTCCATCATACACAAATGAATCTAGGCCAGTGTTGTATGGCGTCTGGACCAGAGAATAAACTCATTTAGCTCATTTGCTTTGAGAGCGCTGactactagaaaaaggatacaCAATGAAAGACTTCAAGAAGATACACACTCAAATTCAATAAAGGAGCAAGAACTTTTATTAAGGAGTTTCAAATTATAAAGAAGTAAATTCACGAAGAAGCCAAGGGATgtcaatatgtaatatatatatatatatacgtaaAAAGAATACTTTTATCTAACTACACATTGTAATTTTCCCACACATGTGCCTTCACCACTGTAAACACTGGTTCATATGCAGTGATTAAGCAAGATCCATTTCCTACTATTCTTCAGTTTAGTAGGTAACCAACAATCAACATACTGTACCATCAACCAGATCTGTTTTACTAGAATCAGCAATATATGATGAATGCTCCAAAGTTACAACTACTAGACGGCAACTCGAATAATTTCAATTTGCCATCCTACATTTCAAATACAGTTGGCCTAATTTTAACAAATGGAACCTAAAACTGTCCTGCATTCAGCTACCAGAAAAAGGGGTTTTAGGTGAGGGGTAATGTTAATTGAATCACAAGGTCATTCATTGTTTTGAGTTACCTGAGCAGATTTGATGGCCAAATCATAACCAGCAAGCCTCTTAAAGTGTTCTTTCAACAATCTTTTCGAATCATATTCTCTGATCTTCTTGCGGGCCATTTTC
This genomic window contains:
- the LOC125857072 gene encoding ATP-citrate synthase alpha chain protein 2: MARKKIREYDSKRLLKEHFKRLAGYDLAIKSAQITESTDLNELVEKEPWLSSTQLVVKPDMLFGKRGKSGLVALNLDLAQVASFVKERLGKEVEMSGCKGPITTFIVEPFVPHNEEFYLNIVSERLGCSVSFSECGGIDIEENWDKVKTIFVPTGTSFTSEICAPLVATLPLEIKGVIEEFLKVVYTLFQDLDFTFLEMNPFTLVEGKPYPLDMRGELDDTAAFKKFKKWGNVEFPLPFGRVMSATESFIHGLDEKTSASLKFTVLNPKGRIWTMVAGGGASVIYADTVGDLGYASELGNYAEYSGAPNEEEVLQYARIVIDCATADPDGRKRALVIGGGIANFTDVAATFSGIIRALKEKESKLKAARMHIYVRRGGPNYQKGLAKMRSLGEEIGIPIEVYGPEETMTGICKQAIECITAAA